The following is a genomic window from Malus sylvestris chromosome 7, drMalSylv7.2, whole genome shotgun sequence.
TGTAAAGTAACATTATAGGTAGCATGAAGAACATCTAAGgaggttttagagagagagagagatagagagagaagaaagttcTTATATTTTTCCTTAGTGTATTACAATCCCTACTAACTAACAAAGCTTACACCACAAGTCACAACACTCTCAACAACCTTAACTACCTTATAACAAACCCACTAATCTATTGACACATGGTAATATATCTAACCATTCATCTTATACTCTTATCAAGATCAAATATTAAGAGACaatttaagttgtttttaatttcAAGATTTTGTTATTAGACAATTTTAAGCTGTTTTTACTTTCaagattttatttatatatatgtaatcttcttcatttctccctCCAACCTCCTCTCTTCATCCTTTTCAATTCCTCATTTCTCCCATATTTTTCCAATATCTCCAGAGTAAAATATCAAAACTAtagccaaaaaacaaaaaatgattatcaaactaACCCTTGTTGTAtatctcttctttctccattTTTGTCATCACGTGACAGTtcattctctttatttttctcatcacaTGGCTGCCACGTgataaaagagagagaaagtgacaCAGCGAAAGATCGTGAAAGGTTTCATGTGTAAAGTATTTATCCGGAGTTCGAAATGACAGTCACCTGTCCTAATTGTACCCTTAATTGTAGAATATCTAGCAGCATTTGTTCGCAGACTCTAAATTGTGGTAGCTGTCCGAACAAATACCAGCATGTGCGTTAGGCCTTCATAATCTGGGAAAGATGCTGAACAAATAGGGTTAGAATTTCTGTCAAAAATCGAAGTCGATCTGAAAACTCTAGATTTCTTACTTGTATTAGCATACGTGTACATGCGTTCAGCATGTGCTTGCAGTGCAGGCAACTATAATGGAGTTGGCAAaagcattttattttatatcaATTAAAATTAGAATATCATTCGATAAGCAAGAAAAGAAAGCACAAGCCAAAAGCACTAAAGAAGTGCTTTAGCGTCTTCTAATACGTACAAATCTTAGCCAGTTTAATTTGGATATTCTTAGCACACATTTTGGTTGTAAGTTTTGCTTCAGAAACTGGTTTTATTCCTTAATTGTGGATTAAATTAAAGCAAAAGGTTTAAGCTGCATGACATGGGTTTTTGAGTGAAAagcacttatatatatatatatatatatatatagggaattgttattggcatttcaaaattctcattctacactccaaactttatatatttagaaaaaaaatacacttatgaggagtatagaataaaatttttgaaatgctaataactcttcttatatatatatatatatatatatatatatatatatatatatatatatagtcaaaTCTAATAGTCCAACTCAAACTAAGGGCAAGGAGACATTGGTTCGATCGAGTACTATGTTATGATGGACCTGGTGGTTTCTAATTCTAATAatttagaattagggtttttaaaagTTTTGATCATCAAATTGCTCACGGAAAAAAATGTGGAAGTATGAGATGGATAGCATTTTAGCTAATTGATGAAACCTAGAaagtaaaatattattattccAGTTACTTTAATCCAATCCAGAGCCACTAATTTCTTGCACAATTGGCTTTTGGCCATGTTTGAGGGCTGACTCAAAACTctctttcaattattttcttgCACTAAAATCAAAAGACTCCAAAGTCACTTTTAATTATACTACTATATATAAACTTTGTGCTACTAAATGAGGCGTAGCATTGTAGCTAAACCTTTAATTACGACGCTATTTTGGAGTAAAAGAAgcatattttaattaattaaaaataaacttctAAGCTCTGAATAATTAAGAAGAATCAGAACATAGTCACTACTTCAGAAAAGCGGCAATCGTCCAATTTGATATATACCTGATTCGGTAGTCTGGCAGTGATGGGATTCATCCCTGTTTTCCAATTAATGATGTTTTGATTGACACATTGTGCTCGATTTTGGACAAGAATTATTCTCCAATTACATATGCATGCCTGAGACCTCTCAAAACTTCTATATTTTCCACTATATTTATAAGTGTATAGATTCAAAGTTTATAGCCATTGTCATCAAAAGATAGAGAAAAAGGGAGAAAGTAACATGATCAAATAAAGTATCCACAAAGAAATATATCTAAAGGACTACTAATTAAGTGCAAAATAACAAAGTCAGAATTTGCTACCACAGGCATATATTCTAGTGTGCAAACGTCATAACTTGATGTTCTTATCATTTTTCACCTAACTAATTATAATTTGATTCTCTTATGTTACCCCCATAGTGTAAGGTCCCATCATTGAAGTCATTTCAACAATTTGCGTGcaactaataaaaaaagttcAAGCTGTTgaaaacagaagaagaagaatgattaAGATATAActttattttgacaaaaaaaaaaaaaagggacataATATACTTTTACAACGTGAAAATGTTCCTACAAACAAAAATGCTATTGGGATGGAATTTATAATAATTAGATATCAAACTTATCATAAATATACATTATTCTCAAATTCGTGTAGTGAACATGATATATACTCTTttatcataaaatcaattgagcATATGGGGAGTAGCTCAACCTTTTATAAATCCATAAAAAATCCCTCCTCCTATCAATGAGGGATTGATACCCTAACTTCTTATAAATCCATACAAGTCCCTCCTCCAATTGATGTTGGATTGATACTCTCAACACGTGTGACGGATTTTCAAATCTAGCATGGAGACAACACAAATCGGATGACGTATAGCATGTGTGGTcattgggcttcacacgtgggacaACTTACTCTGATATTggggttccatcataaaaccaattggccatATGAAGAGTAGCCAAACCTCTTATAAGCTCACATAAGGTCCATCCTCCCATCGACATGGGATTCATATATACTCTCAACACTAACAAGTAAAGACAACTACCATTAAAGACCTACCCTAGTTGGCAATTAAAGTTAACTCCATTTTCAGCACCCCTTACTCTCAATACACTGTTGTGATATGATAGTCACGCACGTTTAAGCCAAAATTTGACTTAATCACTTGAAACACTGATTTATTTACTGCTTACTTAGTCAGATATGAATTATATGATAATCCAGGATAATATTCGATGTGTGGAAAAGAGGTACTACTGGTTTTGATGCTTAATTTGGTGAAAAGGGTTCTCTTCGCATAATGTTACtattgttgagagttgtcccacgttggtgagggacaaggtttgctatgtgcttatatggtcttgggctactccctatatgtgccaattggttttatggtggaacctcaatttcatcatgataTCAGAGGGGATTATcctcgtgtgaagccaaacgaTCACACGTGCTCCACATCACCCAGTTAttgtccacgtgtaggcttgaaaatctaCCACACGTGTAGGgtgtgttgagagttgtcccacatcggtgagggacaaggtttgctatgtgcttatatggtatTGGGCTACTtcttatattgtcaattggttttatggtggaacctcaatttcatcaactATTTCAGTGCACCTTAAGTGGAGTCCCTAGAATATTCAAGATTGAGACGCACATAATTTACTAAGCCTATAAGTAATTGCACCTTCTTCTCTATTTTTTCTCATCACCGATCATCAGTCACTAGCTAACTTTTCACATCAGACGCTTATTAGTTTTAGAACAAGCTCAACATGTCTAAGGGGTCCATGGCTGAGATGCTCAATCGGGCGATGCCGTTCATGGCTGTCACCTTCATGCAATTTGGGTACGCAGGGATGTCCATAATTTCAAAGTTTGCTCTAAGCCATGGGATGAGCCCGCATGTCTTGGTAGTCTATAGGCATGCTGTGGCCACTGTTTTTATAGCTCCTTTTGCCATTGTCTTCGATAGGTGCATCTCTCTGTCACCCTCCTGTATGTCgtaatctgttttttttttttttttttcgtttgtcGTGTTGAGAGATGAAGAAAACTAATCCAATGAACTTGATTCTATTGCAGGAAAGTAAGGCCAAAGATGACTTTATCAATTTTCATCAAGATTGTGTTGCTTGGCCTATTAGAGTTAAGTACCGTGACTACTATGTCACACATTTTTCAGCTTActaagtttgatttttttttaaattaaaatagtgCTGTTTTTCTGTTTAAACATATTGGAAAATCGAACCAAGTGAGTGATCTCTACTCTTAATTATTATTAGGCCTGCAATTGACCAGAACTTGTTCTATACCGGGATGAAGCTTACAACTGCAACTTTTGCATCTGCCATGTGCAATGTTCTTCCTgcttttgcattcataatggctTGGATTTTcaggtgtatatatatattgtattcaTGAAAATGTGATAATTTTTTTGCAAGGTTcatgaaaatgtgaatttaaattatttacttTGACTAGGCTTGAGAAGATTAACTTGAGAAGCCTGCATAGTCTGGCAAAGATATTGGGGACCATAGTGACTGTGGGAGGAGCCATGCTTATGACTCTAATCAATGGACCCATGTTGAATTTTCCGTGGACAAGAAGAAATATCCATCAAGAATCTACAGTTTCCACAGTTCATCAAGATCCCATAAAAGGAGCTATCATGATTGCGGCTGGATGTTTCTGTTGGGCTGGTTTCATGATTCTCCAAGTAAACCCCTAATATTTCattcaactttttatttttattttttaaatcaacGGAGAGAGAATATTCAAACTTGAAACCTCTTCCgacattaaaaaatatatattagtaGACCGAGAGTTAGTTGGTACCGTTACTTGGGATAACATGCAAGTAACAACCCTAACCAGGTTCCCAGGTAGCTAGCTATATTAATACATAATTATCACCCTCATTGTCATACTATTTACGGCTTTTATAGGCGATTACTCTAAATTCATACCCCGCTGAGCTAACCCTAGCAACTTGGATATGCTTGGCGGGCACGGTTCAAGGAACTGCGGTGGCCCTAGCTTTCGAATGGAATAACCCCATAGTTTGGTCCATACACTTTGATTTTAAGCTTTTAGCTGCTGTTTACAGTGTAAGAACTTCTCAATCCCAAATTTTCTGGTTAAAAATCTTCTTTGTATACTAGTGTATATATTTACAGATGTTTTGATGCAGGGAATAATCTGTTCAGGGATCGCTTATTACATTCAGGGAGTGGTAATGAAGGAAAGAGGACCTGTTTTTGTGACTGCTTTTAGTCCTCTAAGCATGATTATTGTAGCCATTATGAGCTCCTTAATATTAGCTGAGATCATGTACTTGGGAAGGTAAATTTGCATCAACCTCTCTTATCTACTAAATGCAGGAACGTGCTCCTTGGATTTATTTAGCttctaaaaaaaataccaaaaatgaAAATGGAGATATGTACAAATGGAACTGTGTTAAACTtcctaaaaaaaatagtatCAAGGGACGCTAAATATAATAATTAAGCAGTATATAAATCACAGCTTAATGCTCATTGTCTGGTTATTAGCCCATCCAGTTCTATATTTTGAttaaaagtttgtaattttatttatgtgCATATGTTTcggaaaaaaaatgcaaacaaGGGCTAACAAgggatattttttattttgcagagtaattggagcaatggtcattgtgattggcctctatATGGTTCTATGGGGAAAAAGCAAGGATCCACTTCCATCTGAATCAGAAAAAGATGATAACATGGAATTGGCTACAAATGTTTAACAAAAGCTGCATTCGTGGACAGGACACTGACTTCAGATATTTGTGTTGATGTCACTAATAAGAAGCTTATATATTTATCTGAAGGAGGAAGagcaaaatatataataattaattgtaaTTTACATTTTCAATCTGCAACAAATTCCATGCAAAAAGTTAATTAAGTATATGAGTAAATTACAATTTGCCCTCTCAAGTTTGGGTGCATTGCAACCtcattcatcatcttcaacattaCAATATTATACATAAACTTATGATTTCATGCAATTTTATACATCCATTAAAAACTCGGTTAAGTTAAccattaagtgatgacgtgtCAAATATAAGATCCACATTTTTTATGAcgtttgtcgatgcaaatttccgtcgTCTTCaatcttgacgaaaatgcacctgcaaaacaatcaacacctttgatcaaagacctaagcctcacgcacccacgaggtggggggggggggttaggtCAATGAATCTCCGATTAGTTTCTCTaagagagtaaagtgtttaggggttttttagggttgcaaaagctctcaaaatttggtagaatatggggtatttatagggctagggccaGCCATATAGTGTTTAAGGAAGAGATATTCTGTAATTATTCCAAGATATTTAGTAggagataatatcttgagataataggGTAATAATccttaattgatttaaattaggattacttacatGATTGTAGTCAATATTCAATTAGGAATGCATTAAAGATacgatttgggtaattaatccttatctttaattcttTGCCAATGGCAGGTGAGCTGTGGGTAGTTGTCTTCAATTGTTAAGTCCTCCAGGGATGTGAGCTGGGTGTGGGAGCATCTGAActgcccatttattgagggAATCTTAtctttcttgaataaaagttcatgtgtcgcctctagaatttttgggattattttaggctccacaaatgcccccacacctaccATGCTGCACTCAGGAAAATGATTGTAGGTGTAGGAATCCCAAGCTGCTTAGGCTTGCATAattgtttcccaatttgaacctaatcttctttcttgatttggagatagatttcttctaggaaaaggaaaataattgcCCCCTATACCTATTTAATTATGCCTTAAGCAGGGGTTAAATAACTTTAGAGAACAATCATTATTCCAACAAGGAAGAGAAGCCATAGGAAATTTTTATTCCCCATCCCTAGCATTCTTCCTTTCTTGCCCTTGCAAAGAGTCGTCTCTTGTTGTAATTCTTCTTCTCTGtgccgcaccaaggtaagaaaaaaattgaatcttcttcttcttgaattttttgggaGTCTTGGGGCTTGAAAAATTGGCTTGATGGGTGCCATGGATGCATGAATGGCGTGGCAGGGAGGCCACGGCTGCAGGTGGCGCGACAAGGGTGTTGGTCGGTGTGGGGGAGACCGGCTCGGGCCTGGTCTCCATGGCTGATGGGTTGGAGCATGGGCAAGCGAGAAAGGAAGGAGAGGGTTCGGCATGGGCCGCCTTCCTGCACACAAGACCTGGGCCGTGAGGCCTAGGTTGCTTCTTGGGGAGCTCAACACGTGGAGGAGGGAAGATGGGTGGAGGCATGGGCCTCCCTTTCGTTAGGTCGAGCGGCCTTGGGGTCGCGCTGCTCCTTgcgcatatatatacacatgcaTATGTCCtgcttcttattcttcttttttttttttcttttttctttttgcaagctatcttctaaatattttttcttCATGCTTTTTGCAGAAACTTTGAGATGTCTTTTTCGGATCACAAAAGTGACGAATACTCCCCACCTTTGTACCATCAAGGTA
Proteins encoded in this region:
- the LOC126629373 gene encoding WAT1-related protein At2g39510-like — protein: MSKGSMAEMLNRAMPFMAVTFMQFGYAGMSIISKFALSHGMSPHVLVVYRHAVATVFIAPFAIVFDRKVRPKMTLSIFIKIVLLGLLEPAIDQNLFYTGMKLTTATFASAMCNVLPAFAFIMAWIFRLEKINLRSLHSLAKILGTIVTVGGAMLMTLINGPMLNFPWTRRNIHQESTVSTVHQDPIKGAIMIAAGCFCWAGFMILQAITLNSYPAELTLATWICLAGTVQGTAVALAFEWNNPIVWSIHFDFKLLAAVYSGIICSGIAYYIQGVVMKERGPVFVTAFSPLSMIIVAIMSSLILAEIMYLGRVIGAMVIVIGLYMVLWGKSKDPLPSESEKDDNMELATNV